The sequence below is a genomic window from Sebastes fasciatus isolate fSebFas1 chromosome 18, fSebFas1.pri, whole genome shotgun sequence.
gggcGGCGAACCAGATCACCGCCGCAAACACTTCTGCAGCATCTGCGGCAAAGGCTTCTATCAGCGCTGCCACCTGCGGGAGCACTACACCGTCCACACCAAGGAGAAGCAGTTCACCTGTCAGACCTGCGGGAAGCAGTTCCTGCGGGAGCGCCAGCTCAGGCTGCACACCGACATGCACAAAGGCATGGCGCGCTACGTGTGCCCGGTCTGCGACCAGGGAACCTTCCTCAAACACGACCACGTCCGGCACATGATCTCCCACCTGTCGGCCGGGGAAACCATCTGCCAGGTGTGTTTCCAGATCTTCCCCGGCGGAGAACAGCTGGAGAAACACATGGACGTCCACCTGTACATCTGCGGCGTCTGTGGCGAGAAGTTTCGCCTCCGAAAAGACATGAGGAGCCACTATAACTCTAAGCACACCAAGAGACTATAGGAGCgctccagaacctcctctgcATTTATACTATTGTTACTAAAAAAAGCCATAAATGTGAGAACAAATGTATGCACTTGAACACCAAAAAGACACCTTTTTAATCTGCACTTTTAAAGTATATGCATAATCTAAACGGGCGTTCACACTGCGAGCAGCGGGGCTGATGATCGGTCGCTCTGTTATGACTCGGATGGCGGCTGTGCAGCAGTCTGCAGCTTTCTACTTTGATAAAAAAGACTTTAAGCACACGTGTGTTACATTTTCACAGCTTACAATCAGGAGGTTTCTTTCTGTCACCTGATAAAAGTCAGAATCTGTTGTTGAAACAATCACATTAAGCGGGAAACGATCAAGCTGCGGTCTCAGCTAACCAGCTAAATAGCTAACTAGatgtatattaatattaatatttataaagaAGCTGGGGTGTTAAATACAGGATGAACATCTTTAGCTGCTTTAAGCTGTCCCAAAAACCCAAAGAAATCAAACTTGAGATTCTCTCATTATAGGAGTTCTGTGAGTAACTAATCTGTTAATGGTTTTAGCATTAGAATGTACCAAAGTCGATCAGATTTAAGAGACTGTGATGTTTATTTCCCTGTTTTTGGACTCATCTCCGGACCACGGGTCAACAGGCCGGTCTAGAAAACCTGTTGGGTTCATGATTGTGTTGCTCACAGTGTGAACGCACGGTAGGACCGACCGCCAACTCCAAGAGAATCCAAACTGGTGCGTCCTCAGGGAACCAATCATCTGTTGCTTCTGTTTGTTTGAGGATGTCCACACCCTCGGAGTCTGAAATAAATGTCAAACTTGTACTGCTTAAGACGCCAGAAAATACCCCGTTAACACGTCCATTTTTAACTTCTTAAGGCGTTTGGAGCATTAAGTCTGCCACGTTAGAGCCAATCAATGTTTGGGAGAGTCCATTTGTGGACTGGTGGGTTGATATCTGCTGATAATTAAAGTGTACAGACAGTTCATTATAATGAACACATACATTAAACTAggatggcactcggagagcgcagacctccgccaaggtgcccgaTTGAGAAACTGACGAAGTGTCAGCACCCAATTTCAAATGTGAACAGGGTGTCTTCTGTTGTCTTAAGAAGTACAAATTTGACGGAGGAAACTTTTGGAGGCGGACGCCCAGTTCAGCTTCTTCTTGGAGTGACGTGTCTGTCAGCGTTTCAGAGCGTTGGAACGTTTTCTAGCTTGTTTCCCAGAATACTAAAGTCTCTGTGAGTTTTCCATGTTGTAGTTAGTGAGCACAGCTCTGATTCCTGATTGTTTGTTTGGTGAGTTTGACTCCACCCTGATTCAAactctccttcctctttccttcagtTATAGTTCGGCTTTACGTCCAATGTGCTCTGTGATTGGTGCCTTTACTGGAACGGTGGTGCACACTAGTGGCAGTCCGTCTTTTTTCCTGCCTGTCTTCTTCACAGTGATGCATGTTGGGGGAAGTGAGGCCGCCCCCCTTATTCAAACACTAGATGTGGTCAGCTCATTGGAACCGGACCGTGTTGACCTGCGTTATTTAGCCCGGTTGGTTTTCCTCCTTGGTACGATTCGTCTCGGCAGATTTGAGTCGACCGAAACAACCACACAGACCCGTTAGAGGAAGTGGTGTCAGTCCGGTTTGTTGTGGGAACCGATCTCAGTCTGACCCAAAACTACGAGGCGAACTCTGCAGGTTTGAGCTAAACGGCTTCCGTAGTGCGCTTTGCATGCTGGGATGTgggtgagtgaatgaatgaaggtCTGACTCAGGACTTAAGACGGCGGAATaaagtatcggacccgatactggtatcggtatcctTACTTCCTGTGTTGACAGACACATCTAACCAATGAGAAGAGAGGACGATCTCACATGACCGAATGCATTTTGGTTCCTGTTGAACTTTTTCTGTGTGAAAGAAACCAAACAACAAGTCGACCAACTCATCCACTGATTCAGATCACAGCAAACCGACCTCATCTGATGCCTTATGAGTCTTTGTGTCATTATGTGGGCCACGCAAGACCACGTTATGCTCAGAACCGAACCTGAACCAAACCAGTTTAGAGTGACCCTTAACTAGATGGATGCAGCAGACAAGAGTAGAACCAAACCAGACATTTCAAAACCATTTCAAAATACGCCtgaaccagttaaaagttctgGACCAAACCAGTTTAGGGTGAGCAGTAACTCGGGCTGTCACAGTATCCGCATTATTACAATATCACGGGAACCGCCACCGCCGCCGTGTTCACGCTTTCTGTTTTTCATCCAGCAGCGTGCATGTTTGGAGTTTTTTCTGGTCGCCAAGAGTTGAACCAACTTCGGGTAAAACGCTGCTCTCGTCACGTtcactttttacccagccgtccaatcacagTGGAGGAGGGGGCGGGACTAATAGCACAAGGAAACCTTCTAAACCAGGCTGTTTAACCTGAATCACCggccggtctgtagacgagcgTCTCCTCTTCAGTCTGTTTTGCTGCTCTGGAGCCAGAAGCTTAATGAGATGTCTTGTAGATTTTGAGGCTCTGGAGCTTTGTGGAAAATGAAATGTTCCTTTTCAAAGGTATAAAACAACGTCACCTTAAatgatgtcatcacttcatcagcTGTTTGTGTTCAGATGTTGTTCTGAAGCAGCGTCTTCTTCATGTGTTCAGCTGGTTTAGTTGCTctgaagtagggatgcaccatgTTGATGTTTTTCAGCCGATACGATAACcgataatttcacattttgtattcttcttcttcttctatgcGTTTGTTGACGGATCACAAACTAAGACCTCCTGTATCAGAGTGTTTAGATGCTGCACTTGTTAAGTCATTGAAAGCAATCGGGCGTCATATAATCAGCCGATAATTCACCGGCTATAACTTAATCATgggaataatacataataatataaacttCCCATCATCATCAATCATCGTTAATTTATCAGGCctggtatatacagtatatcatggtGCATCCCGACTCTGAAGCTTTTCTCACTAATGTTCAGTTTGAACACCTGAAGCCTTTTCTGAAGCTCTTAATAAACCAAGTGAATTTATGTTTGTGAAGAAATGTCTGTGGCTGTTTTcttacagtattattattattattattattatcctataattattgtattattattgtacgattattattattgaactattactattattattattattattataatacgattgttaatattattattgtacaactatcattattatcatactactactattattattatgctattattattgtacaattattttattatttattttttgactattattgttattattatacaacTATTATTAATATAGTTGTTATTGTACGATTATTATTGTACAACTATTatcatactactactattattatactattattattgttatgattATACGATtggtattaatattattattgtacgATTATTATTGTACAActatcattattaatataatactactattattattatattattattgtcattattatacgactattatttttgttattgtaccattattattattgtacaactatcattactattattattatactattattatacgactattattaatattgttattgtatgatttttattgtacaactattattattatcttactactactattattatactattattattgttattattatacgattattattaatattgttattgtacGATTATTATTGTACAACTATCATTATCttactactattattaatattatactattattgtatgattattattattatactatcgttattattgttattattatacgactattattaatattgttattgtacgattattgttattatacaactattattattattgctgttCTGAGTGTTTGTGCTTTGTTTTACAGGGACTCTACCTGAATGAGTTTTTCAATATCTAAATCTGGTTTTCCTTCCTTCAAGGCAGCTGTGGGTTTTAATTTCCTCTCCATGACGACCACTTCAGCTTAGCATGTATTAGCATGCCAACAGCTATCAGTATAGCTCCTTCCCCTCTGGACAAACTCACCCACTAACGCCCGTCTTTAGTCCGTGTGAGCGGTTACGACCAACATTCACTTCCGGGACAAATGACTCTTCGGTAGTcacaggtatttatttatttatcgactcgtctgataataactaataataattaatgttgaatgtgaataatgttgtgggattattccttatttcatgaaCTATTTGGGACATATACATTATTACTATAtacttatattttaaaaaaataataaaaaaaattaagcaTTTTAATACTAATTTAGAAGTCGATTACCACGGCAACGGTTGAAGCTCGTTGCTTGATGCTCATCAGGAGTAACATGGGTTGGTTCGGCGAAGGGATTCAAACCAACAACCGTTCAGATTAATGCTTCTGTATCGCCGCCGCCGACAGACCACAGATGAACTCTTACAGGGACTGTTGGgttcaaaataaaaatcaataaagcAGAGAGGTACGATCCAATCCTCCTCTGACGGGATTAAAACGAGCCGAGCCGCAATCAGCCGGGAACCTCGTTAAGCTGATGGAGCGACCTGCTTCTGGTTGACGACACTTCATTCGTTAAAAACAATTAACTTTTGATCGGAGATCAAACATGAAGCTGAAAGTGTGTGAGGATGTGAAGAAGAGTCCTTCGCTCTGTAGATTTAGTTTATTTACGGTGTGAAGGAGGTCGTTCAGGTTAACGTCTGATGGATTACTGAATAATAGAAGTTGGTTTCAGGTGACACTAATCCTTCATCAGAGAAAACAGTTTATAGAGGAAAGTTTCTCTGGTTAATAATTCAGTGTTTTTTAGAGAACACATAAAGTTTGTCAAGTTTAAAGTCCAAGGAGATTTGTTGATCAAACAATCGTCTGTATTTATAGAGGACGGGTCAGACGGGAGCTTTCATTAATAACCTGTTTGTGTTTCAGCTCCACAGTGTTTCCTCTCCGTCCTCCAGTTGAGATGTTGTCCAGCTGGTTTCTGGTCCTGGTGGTGGTCTGCGGCGGAGTCTGGGCTCAGCCTGGTGTTATCCAACCCACTCCCGAAGAGGGAGACGGTCTAAATCCTGAACAAACCCCAGAAGATGTGAGAGTCCTGGTGCAGCAGCTGACGGCCAGAGTGGAGAAACTGGAGGCAGAGTGTGGAGCAAACCGAGGTGATGACTCTTTATCAGAGCTGAACTACAGCAGCAGTCTTTGTTCCAGAGGGTCTTGTTGTCCACTGAGACACTTTCTGCCAGTTGAAGTTGTGCTGGTGCTGTTTAACGTGTTCTTACAGATGTTCATATAGATTTACGTCTCTTTGTAATGTTTTATCTGCTTGTAAAGCACATTTTAGGgatctattatcagaaatggaatataatattcatagctatgttttcattagtgtaccatcagctgaaactaagaatcatgttttcgttaacttagaatgagtccttcgtATCGacatagggagctggtccttttcacagagtccgccatgtttctacagtagcccagaaaggacaaaccaaacaccatttacatttttacattacctgaaagcaacgtgagctgcagagtgtaaaccgttgctcctaaagtagtgttattgtgGTAAAGACGGCTTCTGAGCGGGGCGAACTGTGTTACCACCGACCGGTTCTCACACCGAACTCGTCAGATACCAccgtttggtcagcgcccctcggtaTCGgaaaaccgacgcacggaggcgccctttagcaacagtatgtgacggaccgggctttcaactaactccaatgtaaacccatctgcgccgttattcgacggtcggagcagctgacgtagtattaatagagtGAGAGACCGTTCAGAGCGTAGGTAGCGTGAGATAGTATGGGTTAGCGTAGGTTAGCGCGCGATAGTATGGGTTTCAGCGTACTGTATTTAGTGAAACCTTGCGTCTGTGTTCCTTCAGCTGAATCTCAGGTGGCGTTCTCGGCCTCACTCGTCACCGCTTACGACTGGACCCATCAGGGGCCTTTTaccaccgacaccacgctgctgttCGAGAAGGTGACGACCAACATCGGTAACGCCTACGACCCAAACACAGGTAGGACTCCTCACCTGtccaggttcaggttcaggtcaCCACACACCGACACTCCCTGCTGACGCTGACTCTGTGCCCGCAGGCGTCTTCACCGCCCCCGTAAAGGGACTCTACTACATCCGCTTCACCGGCTGCGTTGGAAGCTCGGGGTCCATGAACGCAGCACTGATAAAGAACAGCGAGAACATGTTCGCCGTCTTCGACACCAGGGGCGTCCACGGCAGCGCCTCCAACGGCATGCCGCTGGTCCTGGAGGTCGGGGACCGGCTCTCCATCACCCTCTGGGCCGAGAAGACCATCTTCGACCAGAGTAAGCTCAGCACCTTCAGCGGCTTCCTCGTCTCCCCCATGTAGGTGGAGACCGACACGCCGGTGGAGACGGGTATCCAGATCGGGGTCCTGAACCCACAAAACCAGATCCAGATGTTCGGCTGAAACActcaatgaaaatataaaagtgAACCAAAAGCACCTCAGAGGCAGTTTGACACTGTTTTATgtcaaaatacaagaaaaattaaacacatttattcttGTCATTTTTCTGTTCATTGTGACTTTAAGATGTTTCAACGccgtctcacggcagttcgtgaaatagttacaaaatgtaatctatttgattcctGTACATCGACACAAAGTTCTTTTTTTCGTGTTTCTGATGAAGTTTCTGATTAATAATACATAGTTATAATTCCAAAAGTTCCAAAAGTCCGTACTGTCTTTGGTCATAATTCCTTTCATTTTGCCGCTGCAAATGACGAACTCACTAAAAAACACGCTCAAACTAaagctctcacctctctcaacatgttcaaacaaaagctgcaacaagtCATAGTTGACTGTTGTACCTGCTGACCggccctcacttctctctctctcttccgtTACAAttttacaaagaacatccagtaacccacatttttttgtacatagtgtttattcatttctgacctatttatttacctatgctgtttttagccattttctcatgtcCTGTCTTGGCATGCTGTATGTTTGTCatgctgtactgtatctgtgctgtttgtgtcgcTTGTGTGGACTGTGTCTTTGttgctgcctcttggccaggtcatcattgtaaatgagaattggttctcaattgattttacctggttaaataaaggtcaaataaataaaaataaataatacagattaataattcatattaataatactgattaataattcatattaataatacatattaataattaatattaataatacagattaataatttatattaacaatacatattaataattaatattaataatacagattaataattaatattaataatacagattaataatacagatTCATAACCGTGCTCATCATTGAGGTGAGGAATCAGGACCTCTaaagtcctggttctggtctgATACTAAATACTGAACAAACAACAGTTAATAACGAGTTAATGAATAAACagataataaatcaaacagtaatacagaaacacaatgaAGCCAaacatgtaatataatatatatataatataatccaCACTTTATATAAAGTCACATTTAACGTTGAAAGAGTCACCAGTATTCTGGTAATAACCCGGCACTGGGATCCTCTGACCCGGACCCGGAGGGGTCCGCGGGCCGGTGTGTGGGCAGGTTGGACGGATCCTCTGCGGTCACAGCGGGCGGCTCAGCGGTGCTCATGAAGTCCTGAGGGGGGTCCGGTCCAGTGTAGGGGACCGAGAGAACTGGACCGTCGGTGGTGGTCCCGGGATGAGAGTCTCCCGGTGACCCGGTACCGGTACCGGGAGTATCAGATTCATTCCCATTATGACTGTCTGTGTTAATTAAGTCATCAACAAAGTTATTAATATGAACAGAGCCGTCACATCTAGGAGGTCTACCAGGTTCATTTATCCCAGTCCTGGTCCGGGTCAGTCCTGGTCCGTCCGAGTCGGTCCGAGTCGGTCCTGGTCGGTCCTGGTCTGTCCGAGTCGGTCCAGGTTGGTCTGGGTCGGTCCGGGTCGCTCCGGGTCCAGCTGTGGGTCTCCAGATGAGGCTGTAGTAGACCGCCAGGATGACGGCCGCCAGGGACACGGACAGGACGTAGACCAGCACGGTGGCCAGTCTGACCCACTTCTTGCTGTCCCGGGCCACCAGCCGGGCTTTCCTGTCTCCGGTGTAGGTGGCTGCTCTGCCCCGCTCAGCAGGGCCCAGTCCGGGCGTCCAGCTCCGAGGGTCCCGCATGGTGATGATGCTCCGGCCGGtgatcagtctgtct
It includes:
- the LOC141756193 gene encoding complement C1q tumor necrosis factor-related protein 3-like, which translates into the protein MLSSWFLVLVVVCGGVWAQPGVIQPTPEEGDGLNPEQTPEDVRVLVQQLTARVEKLEAECGANRAESQVAFSASLVTAYDWTHQGPFTTDTTLLFEKVTTNIGNAYDPNTGVFTAPVKGLYYIRFTGCVGSSGSMNAALIKNSENMFAVFDTRGVHGSASNGMPLVLEVGDRLSITLWAEKTIFDQSKLSTFSGFLVSPM